From a single Brassica napus cultivar Da-Ae chromosome C9, Da-Ae, whole genome shotgun sequence genomic region:
- the LOC106435844 gene encoding uncharacterized protein LOC106435844 — MKNSEARPVGTAPLPEANEVEKKEPNECNYVQNNKRSQGNGRGGYKGRGSDNYSNSRDNYSTGRKGNHNNRGRGSNYGRGRGSYCRGRGRISKPSYSTKSVCHRCGMRNHWAKKYRTPKHLCELYQESLKNKNPEAHMVHDSGYEADNDSDIAKDDQMDFETFDCLKD; from the coding sequence atgaagaacagtgaagcTAGACCTGTTGGAACAGCACCATTACCGGAAGCTAATGAGGTTGAAAAGAAAGAACCCAACGAGTGCAATTACGTCCAAAACAATAAGAGATCACAAGGCAATGGCCGTGGCGGTTACAAGGGGCGTGGCAGTGACAATTACTCGAACAGCCGAGACAACTACTCGAccggccggaaaggaaaccacaataaccgtggtcgtggttccaattatgGCCGTGGCCGAGGTAGTTATTGCCGTGGTCGAGGCCgcatatccaaaccatcttactcgaccaaatccgtttgTCACAGATGTGGAATGAGaaaccattgggccaagaaaTATAGAACCCCTAAGCACTTATGTGAGCTCTACCAAGAAAGTctgaagaacaagaacccggaggctcaCATGGTTCACGATTCCGGATATGAGGCCGATAATGATTCCGACATTGCTAAAGATGACCAGATGGACTTTGAGACTTTTGATTGTCTCAAGGACTAA